A window of Marinobacter halotolerans genomic DNA:
GTTGTACTGGTCGGTCTGGTTGCTGCGGTTATCGCATCCGACCCGGACTCTCAGGTTCTGGCGCTGGTCAGTAATGCCTGGGCAGGCTTCGGTGCGGCGTTCGGTCCGCTGATTATCCTGTCGCTGATGTGGTCGCGGACCAACGGTGCGGGCGCTATCGCCGGCATGGTTGTGGGTGCTGCCACGGTCATTGTATGGATCTCGATGGGCTGGAACGGCTCGTTCATGGGTGGACCGGGTGTATACGAAATCATCCCTGGCTTCATCGCCTCCATGCTCGCCATCCTGGTGGTAAGCAGTGTGACCGCAGATGCTGGCGAGTATCAGCATATCGAGCGGTAATGCTCAGGCGCCTAGCGCCTTAAGTAGTAGCAGGGACGGACACAAACCCTGCTAGACTGCCAACAAACCCCCGCCTTCCAGCGGGGGTTTGTTTCGTTCGGGCTTTGAATTTTGCGGTATTCATTATGACGATTCTGGAAATTCTGGCCCTGCTTGCCCTGGGGGGCCTTGCCGGATTCATCAACGTGCTGTCAGCAGGCGGTTCCATGCTGACCTTGCCGTTGCTGATGTTTCTGGGGCTGCCGCCCCAGGTAGCCAATGGCACTAACCGTGTCGCTATTACATTCCAGAGCATTACCGCGGTAGGGTCGTTCCACCGTATGGGTCACGGTAACCTAGTGGTCAGCCTGTACCTGGCCGTGCCGGCGGTTCTGGGCTCGCTACTGGGGGCCTGGGTAGCAACCTGGGTCGCTGACGCGGTTTTCGAGTTTGTGTTGGTGGTCGCCATGATTGGCGCTTCCGTGTTCATGCTGTTGCCACAGCCAGAGTTGGACACCCGGCCTTTGACGACAGAGCGGCTGGGACCGGTGATCTACCTGGCGATGTTTCTGATTGGCGTTTATGGTGGTTTTATCCAGGTAGGAGTCGGTGCGCTTTTTCTGGTTGTGCTGTACCGCATGCTGCGGATTGACCTGCGCCAGGTGAATGTATTCAAGGTGGCTATCGTTCTGCTGTACACCTTGCCCGCTCTGCTGATTTTCGCCATCAGTGACCAGGTGCGCTGGGGAATGGGCCTTACCCTGGCTCTTGGCAATATTACCGGAGCGTTTATCGCGGTGCGGGTCAATGTAAGCCGTACCGGCGCCAAGTGGGTGAAATGGATCACGCTAGTGATGGTAGCGGCGATTCTGGTCCGGCTTATTGTTTACTGATTCGCATTCTGGAGGTAGCAGTCATGAAAGCCATGGTTATTGAAGCGTTTGGTGGCCCGGAGGTTTTCGTTGAGCGGGAAGTGCCGACACCGGAACCGGGGGAGGGACAGGTGCGGAT
This region includes:
- a CDS encoding sulfite exporter TauE/SafE family protein: MTILEILALLALGGLAGFINVLSAGGSMLTLPLLMFLGLPPQVANGTNRVAITFQSITAVGSFHRMGHGNLVVSLYLAVPAVLGSLLGAWVATWVADAVFEFVLVVAMIGASVFMLLPQPELDTRPLTTERLGPVIYLAMFLIGVYGGFIQVGVGALFLVVLYRMLRIDLRQVNVFKVAIVLLYTLPALLIFAISDQVRWGMGLTLALGNITGAFIAVRVNVSRTGAKWVKWITLVMVAAILVRLIVY